Genomic window (Rosa chinensis cultivar Old Blush chromosome 6, RchiOBHm-V2, whole genome shotgun sequence):
TGGTGTGAATAATTTCTCGTTATTGAGacgacggttgtaaaatttccgtcttctaatatgaattcaaccaacgggtgtttttcatgctggaattatgtattgcttcagaagacgtttataaaTGGAAGTGTGGTGTGAGGTTAAATTATTATAGAGGCGGCAAGTTTCTCACAATTTGGTATTCCTCAGCATGTAGTGGTGATACGACGGTTTGTTTAAAACCATGGTATGAATTCATAGATTTGCAAGTGCAAAACATGTCCACCAACATTCCCTCCAACATTTCCCTCCATTCACccctccaaatccatttcccTCTTACCGGACAACAAGAGGcggcaaaactgaaaattttaaagtggcattcagacaacGTATATGTGGAAAAACATGGTCTGATGCCTTGTACATATATGTGAATCAACATTAATGGCCGTGTCCTAGCTAGCTAGACAACTACACTAGCATATATCCATTCAGACCAAATTATTAGAACACTAGATAAAAAGTCTTACCAAAACTAATGCCTTAGCTTAGACCAGCCCACGCCTATACCCCGACACGGCATTCACTCCACAAAACCCCACAAATCGACTCaccccgactctctctctcgaacTCACTCCGACTCTCTCGCTGTCTCTGACTCACTCCACAGCCACCCCGACTCTCTAGTACCCAACTCTCATGGTAGCATTCACTCTCTTTCCAAAACTCCACTGCTACTCTGACAATCTCTTTCCCAATCCCCGACTCTAAAGCCCTTGACCACGAATCCACCGCCTCCGAGATCTCTCTGGTACCCCTCCGATTCTCCCCTAGTCGAGCGAGCTGGGCGCTGGGAATAaagtcggccgcctaggcggggcTGGGCGGCTCTGGACGGTCGGAGCCTAGGCGCTTTCTCCCTTTCTGGGTTTGAAATCAAGAAGGAACGCCACTCCTCGATCAGTCGATTCTCagactctcagtctctcacCGAGTCTCCGGCCAGCTCTCTAGCTCTCTAGCTCGCCGGTAAATCGAATTTCTCTGGGTTTTTGTCTTTCAATagaatttctgggtttcaatctcacaatttttgattttctgggttcgattttcagggctttctgggttcgattttaggttcgatttctgggttcaaggctTAAAGGTCGGTGATTCTTCAACCACGAAGCTTGGTGATTCACTGATTCTTCAAGCTCGATTTCTGGGAattctgggttcgatttctgggttcaaggctTGAAGCTCGGTTCAACCTCGAAACTTGGTGATTCTTCAtgcttgatttctgggttcaaaattcaaactcgGTGATTGACTGATTATTGaagctcgatttctgggttttggattctGCAAGCTCggtgatttctgggttttgtggtgAGTCATTGTCTCAACTCTCAAAGTATCAAACTGTGATTCTGTGAATGTTATAAACTGTGAATGTTATCAAACTGTGAGTCTGTGAATGTTTAGTTGCTGGGTATTGTATTGAACTGTGATGAACTGATGACCATGTTGTTGATGAGCAGTCAGAGCAGATGACTCatggtttctttttcttttttaactttACCTTTTACTATTACACGAATGCACGATTTCCACTCAAAGGAAAATGGGGCTGAAGGTGTTGATTTCATTGCTGTATCTTTTGTCAAGTCTGCTGAAGTGATCAATCACCTTAAAAGCTATATTGCAGCACGGTCTCGGTAAAGAGTTAACTCTTAAATTCCACACTGGCACACAGCATCACTGTTCCTTTTATTTTGGCAGTTTTCATTATGTCCAAGATGGTAAATTTGTATCTCATGAGATTTCTTTCATCATGTTGGTGCAGCGATATTTCTGTTGTGGCAAAGATAGAGAGTATGGACTCTCTAAAGAACTTGGAAGAGATCATCCTTGCATCAGATGGAGCAATGGAAGCAAGAGGTGACCTAGGTGCTCAGATACCATTGGAACAGGTCCCATCAGCCCAGCAAAAGATTGTTCAAGTATGTCGGCAGCTAAATAAGCCAGTCATTGTTGCTTCTCAACTACTCGAATCTATGATCGAGTATCCTACACCCACTAAAGCTGAAGTGGCTGATGTTTCTGAAGCCGTGAGGCAGCGAGTTGATGCTCTGATGCTTTCTGGTGAGTCAGCTATGGGCCAGTTCCCAGATAAGTCATTAGCTGTTCTCAGAAGTGTCAGTTTGAGGATCGAGAGGTGGTGGAGGGAAGAGAAACGTCATGAACCTATGTTACTCCCAGCTATTGGATCATCATTTTCAGACAGTATATCGGAGGAGCTTTGTATTTCTGCTGCCAAGATGGGTAAGCATTCTTTGATTGATATCTGTTATTAGCTTTGGTAAATATGTTTGTGATTCAGCTGAAGGACTTGTCCAGTTGGTTGGTACTCTTTGTTCTGTGGTATGAAGCTCGCTGAGTTGGTTGCATATATCACATAACATACATGCAGTAGATGTGCATTGAATGTCTCGATAAGAAGTCTTGTTTTCTGCTAGAATGAATTTTGCACCAGATTTTCTAATGAATTGATTTTACAACAACCTTTGTGTAGAAAGATTATGTAACAAATTCAACAAACTAACAAA
Coding sequences:
- the LOC112170675 gene encoding pyruvate kinase isozyme A, chloroplastic-like produces the protein MHDFHSKENGAEGVDFIAVSFVKSAEVINHLKSYIAARSRDISVVAKIESMDSLKNLEEIILASDGAMEARGDLGAQIPLEQVPSAQQKIVQVCRQLNKPVIVASQLLESMIEYPTPTKAEVADVSEAVRQRVDALMLSGESAMGQFPDKSLAVLRSVSLRIERWWREEKRHEPMLLPAIGSSFSDSISEELCISAAKMGKHSLIDICY